In Magnetococcales bacterium, one genomic interval encodes:
- a CDS encoding tetratricopeptide repeat protein, with amino-acid sequence MNRTKHLLTALVSLGLLFSGAHGAEARLKKGDPLPQFVIRTTQGDVVSEKNFQQSNLGVIYFFKMNKCKSCLTGLESLKGIGDAADKGIQIVAVGKEDDASLNKFAQGLGLTFQVGSAEKQVFKSFSASLLPTTLLVGPDGQVLKVIHGGGKHAAKLMTELASTQLDRQDPAGAQALFAKAAKLEANPAVEIGLAYSDLKSGNLERAQATFKKLSASPDTQVAMQAKEGLAEVLFQKGETKAALSTAESVLAEDPNRSMANLVKGKSLHSQGKSADAKKALTKAVSGGAQAEFSWQKSDAHLALGNLEMKNAKSQIALKSFKQAAAENPFSADALSNQGVALKNMGNPEEALKVFKKLKKVHTSDVLVHALMRQAQSAIAQKQDLERQKYIDGMVTDLVARFKEIKKLPPPKDTWTSPAGALSILGFQNNAQGNLSGRIGMEGILKDELTRELGDLNVSVVDREILDKVLAELKLGSSDLANPKTRTKLGKITAAHVMATGSFYNQAKGSTATMRLVETETTDIFLALSKNFEKSLDPSQLAAEWAEKIAAKVREQHPLQGRIVSIKPKQIIINLGKRHAVTKGLVFNVLSEGEAIDLGDGEVVYDYDQLGQIEVTKVRDKIAYAQVVTKSGEWAKQQKIIIASAQ; translated from the coding sequence ATGAATCGCACAAAACATCTCTTGACCGCTCTCGTTAGCCTGGGGCTGCTCTTTTCCGGGGCTCATGGCGCCGAAGCACGACTGAAAAAGGGGGATCCCCTTCCCCAATTCGTCATCCGGACCACCCAAGGGGATGTGGTCAGCGAAAAAAACTTCCAGCAGTCCAATCTGGGAGTGATCTATTTTTTCAAGATGAACAAATGCAAAAGCTGCTTGACCGGCCTGGAAAGCCTCAAAGGGATCGGTGATGCCGCAGACAAAGGCATTCAGATCGTCGCCGTAGGTAAGGAAGATGACGCTTCCCTGAATAAATTTGCCCAGGGCCTGGGACTCACCTTCCAGGTGGGCTCAGCGGAAAAGCAGGTCTTCAAATCCTTCTCCGCCTCCCTTCTTCCCACCACACTGCTGGTGGGGCCGGATGGCCAGGTGCTCAAGGTGATCCACGGTGGGGGTAAGCACGCCGCCAAGCTGATGACTGAACTGGCCTCCACCCAGTTGGACCGCCAGGATCCCGCTGGTGCCCAGGCCCTGTTTGCCAAAGCAGCCAAACTGGAGGCCAACCCGGCGGTGGAGATAGGGCTCGCCTACAGTGATCTGAAGTCAGGCAACCTGGAGCGCGCCCAAGCCACTTTCAAAAAGCTCTCCGCTTCCCCTGATACCCAGGTGGCCATGCAGGCCAAAGAAGGATTGGCAGAGGTGCTGTTTCAAAAAGGAGAGACCAAAGCGGCCCTCTCCACCGCCGAATCGGTGCTGGCTGAGGACCCTAACCGCTCCATGGCCAACTTGGTAAAGGGTAAATCCCTCCACTCCCAGGGTAAATCCGCTGATGCCAAAAAGGCCCTGACCAAGGCGGTCTCCGGAGGGGCTCAAGCAGAGTTTTCCTGGCAAAAATCGGACGCCCATCTGGCTTTGGGCAACCTGGAGATGAAAAATGCCAAATCCCAGATTGCCTTGAAATCCTTTAAACAGGCCGCTGCGGAAAACCCCTTTTCAGCGGATGCCCTCTCCAACCAGGGTGTCGCCCTGAAAAATATGGGTAACCCGGAAGAGGCCTTGAAGGTCTTCAAAAAACTGAAAAAGGTCCACACTTCCGACGTGCTGGTCCACGCCCTCATGCGTCAGGCCCAGTCTGCCATCGCTCAAAAGCAGGATCTGGAGCGGCAAAAATATATCGACGGCATGGTAACCGACCTGGTGGCCCGCTTTAAGGAGATCAAAAAACTCCCGCCACCGAAAGATACCTGGACCTCCCCTGCGGGAGCCCTCTCGATCCTCGGTTTTCAAAACAATGCCCAGGGCAATCTCAGTGGCCGCATCGGCATGGAAGGCATCCTCAAGGATGAACTCACCCGGGAGCTGGGGGATCTCAACGTCAGCGTGGTGGATCGTGAAATTCTCGACAAGGTGCTGGCTGAGCTGAAACTGGGCTCCTCTGATCTGGCCAACCCCAAAACCCGCACCAAGCTCGGCAAGATTACCGCAGCCCATGTGATGGCCACCGGCAGCTTTTATAATCAAGCCAAAGGTTCCACCGCCACCATGCGCTTGGTGGAGACGGAAACGACGGATATCTTTCTGGCTCTGAGCAAAAACTTCGAAAAAAGCCTCGATCCCAGCCAACTGGCTGCTGAATGGGCCGAAAAGATCGCTGCCAAGGTGCGGGAACAGCATCCCCTCCAGGGTCGCATCGTCTCCATCAAGCCCAAGCAGATCATCATCAACCTGGGCAAACGCCATGCTGTTACCAAGGGCTTGGTTTTCAATGTGTTGAGTGAGGGTGAAGCGATTGATCTGGGAGATGGCGAAGTGGTCTACGACTATGATCAACTGGGCCAGATCGAAGTCACCAAGGTGCGTGACAAGATCGCCTATGCCCAGGTCGTGACCAAATCCGGCGAATGGGCCAAGCAGCAAAAAATCATCATCGCCTCTGCACAATAA
- a CDS encoding trypsin-like peptidase domain-containing protein, producing MGFISAFLITFSILLWGDSAQSSENIYQKIDPNIVCIKSVMPDQSILLGSGFFVSPDLIATVAHQVVTAERVEIFLADGLSSPAQTVMAKENWDVAILRVPITTLEGISLAPPHSGPSLGEEVFTIGCPMGLEHTLTRGVVSNPRRTIDGHPLIQTDLAVNNGNSGGPLINNAGQVVGIIMGSWKNIGSLNFAVPSGYIRAGLEAVSETMATKHAMEQFQTAQSQEDPNIRSQMLDQLIDRHSDSPKLLAEAGLAFHQLGNSQKGKDLLIKAISIDPQFAVAFRNLGVVYAEGLDNPHSARQAFMTYLKFAPGKEETRKVKKWLDNLP from the coding sequence ATGGGTTTTATTTCTGCCTTTTTGATCACTTTTTCGATTTTGCTTTGGGGCGATTCAGCCCAAAGCAGCGAAAATATCTACCAAAAAATCGATCCCAACATCGTCTGCATCAAAAGCGTCATGCCGGACCAATCGATACTGCTTGGCTCCGGCTTTTTTGTCTCTCCCGACCTGATCGCCACCGTAGCCCACCAGGTGGTAACCGCTGAACGGGTGGAGATTTTTCTGGCCGATGGCCTCTCAAGCCCCGCCCAAACCGTCATGGCCAAGGAAAACTGGGATGTGGCCATTCTCCGGGTTCCCATCACCACCCTGGAAGGGATCTCCCTGGCTCCTCCCCACTCCGGCCCCTCCCTGGGGGAGGAGGTTTTTACCATCGGTTGTCCCATGGGGCTGGAACATACTCTGACCCGGGGTGTGGTGAGCAATCCCCGACGCACAATCGATGGACATCCGCTGATTCAGACCGATCTGGCCGTCAACAACGGCAACAGCGGCGGCCCCCTGATCAACAATGCAGGCCAGGTGGTGGGTATCATCATGGGCTCGTGGAAAAATATAGGCAGCCTCAACTTTGCCGTCCCATCCGGCTATATTCGGGCAGGGCTTGAAGCGGTTTCGGAAACCATGGCCACCAAACACGCCATGGAGCAGTTCCAAACCGCCCAATCCCAGGAAGACCCCAACATCCGCAGCCAAATGCTGGATCAGCTCATCGACCGTCATTCCGACTCCCCCAAGCTTCTCGCTGAAGCCGGTCTGGCCTTTCATCAGCTGGGAAATTCCCAAAAAGGCAAAGATCTCCTCATCAAAGCCATTTCCATTGACCCACAATTCGCGGTAGCCTTCCGCAATCTGGGTGTGGTCTATGCGGAGGGGCTGGACAATCCCCACTCCGCACGTCAAGCTTTCATGACCTATCTCAAATTTGCTCCCGGGAAGGAAGAGACCCGGAAAGTTAAAAAGTGGCTCGATAATCTGCCCTAG
- a CDS encoding VOC family protein — translation MKGKFTGVHHVAFATNDLEKTVRFWRDLLGMRLVYTMGDAGNRQYFFEVSETTLISFFEWFDAEGVPYRRHGEPVKGPHVFDHISIGMEDVEAIMALGNRLAAADFPVSNVVNHGCFLSIYSYDPNHIPIEFSCNSPGNKVRSKPIVGDNPPLPVALEGPEPQWDKWPEPEPMEEEDKIIVDGDGMEFCQDLSNGGNS, via the coding sequence ATGAAAGGCAAGTTTACGGGGGTTCACCACGTCGCCTTTGCTACCAACGATTTGGAAAAAACAGTTCGTTTTTGGCGCGATCTTTTAGGGATGCGCTTGGTCTATACCATGGGAGATGCGGGTAATCGGCAATATTTTTTTGAAGTATCGGAGACCACGCTTATCTCTTTTTTTGAGTGGTTTGATGCGGAAGGGGTGCCCTATCGTCGCCATGGCGAGCCGGTAAAGGGCCCCCACGTGTTCGATCACATCTCCATCGGCATGGAGGATGTGGAGGCGATCATGGCGCTGGGCAACCGCTTGGCTGCGGCGGATTTTCCGGTTTCCAATGTGGTCAATCACGGCTGTTTTCTTTCCATCTATTCCTACGATCCCAACCACATTCCCATCGAATTTTCCTGTAATTCACCTGGAAACAAGGTGCGCAGCAAGCCCATCGTTGGGGATAACCCGCCTCTGCCTGTGGCTTTGGAGGGGCCGGAGCCTCAGTGGGACAAGTGGCCTGAGCCGGAGCCAATGGAAGAGGAGGATAAAATCATCGTCGATGGAGATGGCATGGAGTTTTGCCAGGATCTGTCGAATGGGGGGAACTCCTGA
- a CDS encoding protein kinase, producing MGIVYEGYDPFIERTVAIKTIHKALLEGDGGQELLARFKREAQAAGRLMHQNVVAIYEYGEDQGIPFIAMEFIKGKELKDYIRDQARFEMDKIVEIMDQTLDAMEYVHRGGVVHRDMKPANIIILDDGQVKVADFGIARVESSTMTQMGAVMGTPSYMSPEQFMGQRVDARADLFSMGVILYELLTGEKPFPGKAVATIMQKVLNTEAEDPSNFNFNIPTCFNDLIRKALAKRPGDRFQDAGSFREAIKLAAKNQYKSDLDDGDDDATILAGGVDEDDEATVMAAGGGLSSTDATVAATNPASAQTVAMAPNAMEAETIITAAPGGDATVATPPPGTISGGEPKKSSMGLVIGIIGLLVVAGGGGAWWFTRPAPAPTKAQPTATPPAAIQPQTAPPATATTPTAPEPPVAVVAKGTISAASEPTEAMILMDGEFMGFTPNTFEMPPGEYQLILKKNGFHDMEASIEVVADEVLEFEVALDPVEPGG from the coding sequence ATGGGGATCGTCTATGAGGGGTACGACCCCTTCATCGAGCGGACGGTCGCCATTAAAACCATTCACAAAGCGCTTCTGGAAGGGGACGGAGGCCAGGAACTTTTGGCCCGTTTCAAACGGGAAGCCCAGGCGGCTGGACGCCTGATGCACCAAAATGTGGTGGCCATCTACGAATATGGCGAAGATCAGGGCATTCCCTTCATCGCCATGGAGTTCATCAAGGGCAAGGAACTCAAGGATTATATCCGGGACCAGGCCCGCTTCGAGATGGATAAGATCGTTGAAATCATGGACCAAACCCTGGACGCCATGGAATATGTCCATCGGGGTGGCGTGGTTCATCGGGATATGAAGCCGGCCAATATCATTATTCTGGATGATGGTCAGGTTAAGGTCGCCGACTTTGGTATCGCTCGGGTGGAAAGCTCCACCATGACCCAGATGGGCGCGGTGATGGGCACCCCCAGCTACATGTCCCCGGAACAGTTCATGGGACAGCGGGTGGATGCCCGGGCGGATCTATTCTCCATGGGGGTGATTCTCTACGAACTGCTCACCGGCGAGAAGCCCTTCCCGGGCAAGGCGGTGGCCACCATCATGCAGAAGGTGTTGAATACCGAGGCTGAGGATCCCAGCAACTTTAATTTCAACATTCCCACCTGCTTTAACGATCTGATCCGAAAAGCCCTGGCCAAGCGCCCCGGTGATCGTTTCCAGGATGCCGGATCCTTTCGGGAGGCGATCAAGCTCGCGGCAAAAAATCAATACAAATCAGACCTTGACGATGGCGATGATGACGCAACGATCCTGGCGGGTGGGGTGGATGAGGATGACGAAGCCACCGTCATGGCGGCGGGTGGAGGATTGAGCAGCACGGATGCCACCGTCGCTGCCACCAATCCAGCTTCTGCCCAAACCGTGGCCATGGCACCCAATGCCATGGAAGCGGAAACCATCATCACCGCTGCTCCCGGGGGAGATGCCACCGTTGCCACGCCCCCTCCTGGCACTATCTCCGGGGGAGAGCCGAAAAAATCTTCCATGGGTTTGGTGATCGGCATCATCGGCCTGCTGGTGGTGGCAGGAGGGGGTGGGGCCTGGTGGTTTACCAGACCAGCTCCTGCTCCGACAAAAGCCCAACCCACAGCGACCCCACCAGCAGCGATCCAACCCCAAACCGCTCCACCAGCCACCGCTACCACACCGACGGCCCCTGAGCCACCAGTCGCTGTGGTGGCCAAAGGAACCATCAGCGCCGCCAGCGAACCGACCGAGGCGATGATATTGATGGATGGGGAGTTTATGGGCTTTACACCCAACACCTTTGAAATGCCTCCGGGGGAATATCAGCTGATTCTCAAAAAAAACGGCTTCCACGACATGGAAGCGAGCATTGAGGTGGTTGCCGATGAAGTGCTGGAGTTTGAAGTCGCTCTGGATCCTGTGGAGCCGGGTGGCTGA
- a CDS encoding DUF2892 domain-containing protein, which produces MKQNVGAIDRSMRIVVGVVLISGVLMGPQTPWGWLGVIPLVTGFVRFCPLYLPFGVGTCFLFGVNTCSTGEVKGG; this is translated from the coding sequence ATGAAACAAAATGTGGGCGCGATTGATCGTTCCATGCGCATTGTGGTGGGGGTGGTTTTGATATCCGGTGTCTTGATGGGGCCCCAGACCCCTTGGGGGTGGTTGGGGGTGATCCCCCTGGTGACCGGTTTTGTGCGGTTTTGTCCCCTCTACCTGCCCTTTGGCGTTGGTACCTGCTTCCTGTTCGGGGTGAATACCTGCTCTACGGGTGAGGTGAAGGGGGGGTGA
- a CDS encoding gamma carbonic anhydrase family protein, with translation MKKNKKKNVPTISPFQGSEPQIDPTAYIHPSAVIIGHVTIGAYVSIWPGVIIRGDVNHIRIGARTNIQDGVVLHVCRPTGDQPKGYPLIIGEGITIGHRVVLHGCQVGDGCLIGASATVLDGAVLGEEAMIGAGSLVTPRTKVGTQELWLGSPAKMRRHLEEKELVGMRATTDNYIQLANQYRDTEPKKWKGFGI, from the coding sequence ATGAAAAAAAACAAGAAAAAAAACGTTCCAACCATCTCCCCTTTCCAAGGGAGTGAGCCTCAGATCGATCCCACCGCCTACATCCATCCCAGCGCGGTCATCATCGGCCACGTCACCATTGGCGCCTATGTCTCCATCTGGCCGGGAGTGATTATTCGTGGCGATGTCAATCACATCCGGATCGGTGCCCGAACCAACATTCAAGATGGCGTGGTGCTCCATGTGTGCCGCCCCACCGGGGACCAACCCAAGGGCTACCCGCTCATCATTGGTGAGGGGATCACCATTGGTCATCGGGTGGTGCTCCATGGCTGTCAGGTGGGAGATGGTTGTCTGATTGGTGCCAGCGCGACCGTTTTGGATGGGGCGGTGTTGGGGGAAGAGGCGATGATTGGTGCTGGAAGCTTGGTGACACCGAGAACCAAGGTGGGCACCCAAGAGCTATGGCTGGGCTCTCCCGCCAAGATGCGTCGCCACCTGGAAGAAAAAGAGCTGGTCGGGATGCGGGCGACGACTGACAATTATATCCAGCTGGCCAATCAGTATCGGGATACCGAACCGAAAAAATGGAAAGGGTTTGGGATTTAA
- a CDS encoding DUF560 domain-containing protein: MAMDDQDLEAINHLSSAQLGQFNRKLRQAMALYYDNAYPLALPLFRELAAQVPTLDILYWYGLTALRSQQPDLAVTKFQAMLDRNPDLHQVRLEKASALMQLGELERARGELEMILAANPSDGVRMQAEKTLSQMAGVDKRFYANLRLAMGVQYDSNINVRSDDLPTVLDTPQEKGLGFPVTATVDLLLDVGEKEKWAWRNRLNIYRIDYDGLAAFDYSQFDLATGLEYFATNHHLKLPAGLITRHYGHDDLSDAWYLAPEVNWALNDRLNLKVGYRFEEESFDDTANQDQDNHSHTFSLTPIWQLDTPQPQVISLLGNHTRKDAQTSQFTYDAWGIAPTWFAHFEELGVDTYLQAKLSYRAYEGNAVNVTGTDFPDEREDRRMGVTAMVNKTFDETYMVSASYSFVSNDSNTTIYDYDKSVFGLNFGVNLHN; this comes from the coding sequence ATGGCTATGGATGACCAGGATCTGGAAGCGATCAATCACCTGAGTTCAGCACAGCTCGGCCAGTTCAATCGCAAGCTCCGCCAGGCCATGGCGCTCTATTACGACAACGCCTATCCCCTGGCCCTGCCCCTCTTTCGGGAGCTGGCGGCCCAGGTGCCCACCCTGGACATTCTCTACTGGTATGGCTTAACCGCTCTGCGCAGCCAACAGCCCGACCTGGCCGTCACCAAATTTCAAGCGATGCTGGATCGTAACCCGGACCTCCACCAGGTGCGCCTGGAAAAGGCCTCTGCCCTCATGCAGCTGGGCGAGCTGGAGCGCGCCCGGGGAGAGTTGGAAATGATTTTGGCTGCCAACCCTTCTGACGGCGTCCGGATGCAGGCGGAAAAAACGCTCAGCCAAATGGCCGGGGTGGATAAACGCTTTTACGCCAACCTGCGTTTGGCGATGGGGGTCCAATACGACAGCAACATCAACGTCAGATCCGATGATCTGCCTACGGTGCTCGACACCCCCCAGGAAAAGGGTCTGGGATTTCCCGTCACCGCCACGGTGGATCTACTCTTGGATGTGGGTGAAAAGGAAAAGTGGGCCTGGCGCAATCGGTTGAACATCTACCGCATCGATTATGATGGTCTGGCGGCTTTTGATTATTCCCAATTTGACTTGGCCACCGGCCTGGAATATTTCGCCACCAACCATCATCTCAAGCTCCCGGCCGGCCTCATCACCCGTCACTATGGCCACGACGATCTTTCCGACGCCTGGTATCTGGCCCCAGAGGTCAACTGGGCCTTGAATGACCGCCTGAACCTGAAGGTCGGCTATCGGTTTGAAGAGGAATCTTTTGATGACACCGCCAACCAGGATCAGGATAACCACAGCCACACTTTTTCACTCACCCCCATCTGGCAACTCGACACCCCCCAGCCCCAGGTGATCTCCCTCCTGGGCAACCACACCCGCAAGGATGCCCAAACCAGTCAGTTTACCTATGACGCCTGGGGGATTGCCCCCACCTGGTTTGCCCACTTCGAAGAGCTGGGGGTCGATACTTACCTCCAGGCTAAGCTCTCCTACCGGGCATATGAGGGCAATGCGGTGAACGTCACGGGAACCGACTTTCCCGATGAGCGGGAAGATCGGCGCATGGGGGTAACGGCGATGGTCAACAAAACCTTTGATGAAACCTATATGGTTTCGGCCAGCTATTCGTTTGTCAGCAACGATTCCAACACCACCATCTACGATTATGACAAGAGCGTATTTGGCCTCAATTTTGGCGTCAATCTGCACAATTAA
- a CDS encoding diguanylate cyclase, whose product MTTPSEIKSSARILVVDDSRSARNLIKSVLLAEGYTVLEADDGKEAVKVFKNENPDMVLMDANMPVVDGFKSCSEIKRLPKGVYTRVIMITSQDDDATVNKAFSSGAEEFITKPINWGVLKKRMHLALENQAAQEEIREGKIRLDAIVNTAVDSIIVINDKGIIESFNRAAEKTFGYSTQEAIGQNVSLLMPSPYREKHDSYLAQYFETGVEKVIGHKREAVAQRKSGETFPIELSISRVRLKDRVIFTGIVRDITERKLAEEKIFFQANYDALTNLPNRAMFMRSLGESLVKAKQDKKSLGLIFIDLDRFKWINDNLGHAAGDHLLQVSAERLKSCVNEGDLVARLGGDEFTAILEGVDEAEVADIAREILNKLNDSFELEGKETYISGSLGMALFPWDAKTVEELLKFADEAMYRSKKAGRNAYHFYSGDSFIQPKKY is encoded by the coding sequence ATGACGACCCCTTCTGAAATCAAATCCAGCGCCCGAATCCTGGTGGTCGACGACTCCCGCTCCGCCAGAAACCTCATCAAATCCGTCCTCCTGGCCGAAGGGTATACCGTCCTGGAGGCGGACGACGGCAAGGAAGCCGTGAAAGTTTTTAAAAATGAAAATCCGGACATGGTGTTGATGGATGCCAACATGCCGGTGGTGGATGGTTTCAAATCCTGCTCTGAGATCAAACGCCTCCCCAAAGGGGTCTACACCCGGGTGATCATGATCACCAGCCAGGACGATGACGCCACGGTAAACAAGGCCTTTTCCTCTGGAGCGGAAGAGTTTATTACCAAACCCATCAACTGGGGGGTGCTGAAAAAAAGAATGCATCTGGCCCTGGAAAATCAAGCGGCCCAGGAAGAGATCCGGGAGGGCAAAATTCGTCTGGATGCCATCGTCAATACCGCTGTGGATTCCATTATCGTCATCAACGACAAAGGCATCATCGAATCCTTCAACCGGGCTGCAGAAAAAACCTTTGGCTACTCTACCCAGGAAGCCATCGGCCAAAATGTCTCCTTGCTCATGCCCTCCCCCTACCGAGAAAAACACGACAGCTATCTGGCCCAATATTTTGAAACGGGTGTGGAAAAGGTGATCGGCCATAAACGGGAGGCGGTTGCCCAAAGAAAGAGCGGCGAAACCTTTCCCATTGAACTCTCCATCAGCCGGGTGCGCCTGAAGGATCGGGTGATTTTTACCGGCATTGTTCGTGACATCACCGAACGCAAACTGGCCGAGGAGAAAATTTTCTTCCAGGCCAATTATGACGCCCTCACCAACCTGCCCAATCGGGCCATGTTCATGCGCTCTCTTGGGGAATCCCTGGTAAAAGCCAAACAGGATAAAAAATCCCTGGGGCTCATTTTTATCGATCTGGACCGCTTCAAATGGATCAACGACAACCTGGGCCATGCCGCAGGCGATCATCTGCTGCAAGTCTCTGCTGAACGTTTAAAATCCTGTGTCAACGAGGGGGATCTGGTAGCGCGCCTGGGAGGAGACGAGTTTACCGCCATTCTGGAAGGAGTGGATGAGGCAGAGGTGGCGGATATCGCCCGGGAAATACTGAATAAACTCAACGACAGCTTTGAGTTGGAAGGGAAAGAAACCTACATTTCCGGCTCCCTGGGCATGGCCCTCTTTCCATGGGATGCCAAGACGGTAGAGGAGTTGTTGAAATTTGCTGACGAAGCGATGTACCGCTCCAAAAAGGCAGGCCGCAACGCCTATCATTTTTACAGCGGGGACTCCTTTATCCAGCCGAAAAAATATTGA